Proteins encoded together in one Undibacterium sp. CCC3.4 window:
- a CDS encoding IS4 family transposase yields the protein MFDDTLHFLANHLESPDWRRLGEHLPIEWIEQAVKRTDATSIRHRRLPAEQVVWLMVALALYRHKSIGEVLDDLGLAVPDSQTPFVSKSAAAQARQRLGSEPLKWLFDHSARHWSGQDRRAYLFKGLQLFAMDGTTLRTHDNVENRSHFGAQLYASGALASYPQVRGVTLTALPTHIVHSAAFGPYGTNEMLYAKQLIADVPNESLTVFDRGFLSAEILCALTQHGTDRHFIIPAKSNTRWELIEGDENDCIVRMRVSPQARAKCPELAEFWEARAITVVDQQARKRVLLTSLRERRRYKPVDIANCYERRWGIETSYRELKQTMLGTALTLRSKTTDGVYQEIWGTLIAYNLIRLEIAKAALTVKCEPTEVSFIRAFHLIQFELHWAAVTRSYGKLPASMKHLRERLVSLLNDERPDRQYDRAVKARPNRYAVRIVRKTA from the coding sequence ATGTTCGACGATACCCTTCATTTCCTGGCAAACCACCTTGAGTCACCCGACTGGCGGCGACTTGGCGAGCATTTGCCTATCGAGTGGATCGAACAGGCCGTGAAGCGCACCGATGCAACCAGCATTCGCCATCGGCGGCTGCCGGCCGAACAAGTGGTTTGGCTAATGGTGGCGTTGGCGCTGTATCGCCACAAGTCCATCGGCGAAGTATTGGATGATCTCGGATTGGCGGTGCCGGATTCGCAAACGCCTTTTGTCAGTAAGAGTGCGGCGGCACAGGCGCGCCAGCGCCTTGGTTCCGAACCGCTGAAGTGGCTGTTCGATCACTCCGCCCGTCACTGGAGCGGCCAGGATCGCCGCGCCTATCTATTTAAAGGGCTGCAACTGTTTGCTATGGACGGCACCACGTTGCGCACCCATGACAACGTCGAGAACCGGAGCCATTTCGGCGCCCAACTTTACGCCAGCGGTGCTCTCGCCAGCTATCCGCAAGTACGCGGCGTGACACTGACCGCTTTGCCGACGCATATCGTTCACAGTGCCGCGTTCGGCCCTTACGGCACCAATGAGATGTTGTACGCAAAGCAGTTGATCGCTGATGTGCCCAATGAATCGCTTACCGTCTTCGATCGCGGCTTTCTGTCTGCGGAAATCCTGTGTGCTTTGACGCAGCACGGCACGGATCGCCACTTTATTATTCCCGCCAAATCAAATACCCGATGGGAACTGATCGAGGGCGATGAGAACGATTGCATCGTCCGGATGCGGGTGTCGCCGCAGGCCCGTGCCAAGTGCCCCGAGTTGGCAGAATTCTGGGAGGCGCGTGCCATCACCGTTGTCGATCAGCAGGCGCGAAAACGCGTTCTACTGACCTCGTTGCGTGAGCGCCGCCGCTACAAGCCCGTCGATATCGCCAACTGTTACGAGCGTCGTTGGGGCATCGAGACGAGCTACCGCGAACTCAAGCAAACAATGCTGGGCACAGCGCTGACCCTGCGCTCGAAAACAACAGACGGCGTCTATCAGGAAATCTGGGGCACTCTGATTGCCTACAACCTGATCCGCCTGGAGATCGCCAAGGCGGCCTTGACGGTCAAGTGCGAGCCCACTGAAGTGAGCTTTATCCGGGCATTCCACTTGATCCAGTTCGAGCTGCATTGGGCTGCCGTCACCAGATCCTATGGCAAGCTGCCCGCTTCGATGAAGCATCTACGCGAAAGGCTGGTTAGCCTCCTCAATGACGAACGGCCCGATCGTCAATACGACCGGGCCGTCAAGGCTAGACCAAACCGCTATGCCGTTCGTATTGTGCGAAAAACTGCTTAA
- a CDS encoding metallophosphoesterase yields MKLSVLMSVSSLLLLSACTGIRAPDQDAELKARWVVLGENGQAIARAITSAASCPALVQDGVVLPMTVRAAAATEAQRKTASKSEISKPSAFPVLTCEAVIAAGTKQARIGSQTLALPPAAIEKIVVIGDSGCRLKAADNYYQPCNDSEKWAFRSMIAKAAQFKPDLVVHVGDYHYRENPCPDDHPECAGSPWGYGWDTWHADFFDPAAALLKTAPWVMVRGNHESCARAGQGWWRLLDPRPLQAGRDCNLESNDLRGDYSAPYAVPLGRVGGELAQIIVFDSAKVPNKALALDDPAYPIYREQIQTVDRLAGTADFNLFIEHHPVLGLAVEKKRSGGLDVKPGNAALQALLQEVHPQRLFAANIHATIAGHVHLFEALTFATDHPTQFVSGNGGSSLDTPVPQPLAADVTPFAGAKVAHFSNSNEVGFMTMERYVDHWQVRAWNLQGKVLRTCRMTAKQTDCDATTP; encoded by the coding sequence ATGAAATTATCTGTGCTCATGTCTGTGAGCAGTTTACTGCTGTTGAGCGCCTGTACAGGCATACGCGCGCCCGACCAAGATGCCGAGCTCAAAGCGCGTTGGGTGGTGCTCGGTGAAAACGGGCAAGCCATCGCCCGTGCCATTACCAGCGCTGCTTCCTGCCCTGCCTTGGTGCAAGATGGTGTGGTGCTGCCGATGACAGTACGCGCCGCCGCTGCCACCGAAGCGCAGCGTAAAACTGCCAGCAAGAGCGAGATCTCGAAACCATCGGCGTTTCCAGTGCTGACCTGTGAAGCCGTGATCGCGGCTGGCACCAAACAAGCGCGCATCGGTTCACAAACGCTGGCTCTGCCGCCGGCCGCGATAGAAAAAATTGTCGTGATCGGTGACAGCGGTTGCCGTCTCAAGGCAGCCGACAATTACTATCAACCTTGTAATGACAGTGAAAAATGGGCGTTCCGTTCCATGATCGCTAAAGCTGCACAGTTCAAACCCGATCTGGTGGTCCACGTCGGCGATTATCATTATCGTGAAAATCCTTGCCCGGATGATCATCCTGAGTGTGCCGGCAGCCCTTGGGGTTATGGCTGGGATACTTGGCATGCCGATTTCTTCGATCCGGCCGCGGCCTTGCTCAAAACCGCGCCATGGGTGATGGTGCGTGGCAATCATGAATCGTGTGCGCGTGCTGGCCAAGGCTGGTGGCGCCTGCTCGACCCGCGGCCCTTGCAAGCGGGCCGTGATTGCAATCTTGAAAGCAATGATTTACGCGGCGATTACAGCGCCCCGTATGCGGTACCACTCGGTCGCGTCGGTGGCGAGTTGGCGCAAATCATCGTGTTCGACAGCGCCAAGGTGCCGAACAAAGCCCTCGCGCTGGACGACCCAGCCTATCCGATTTACCGCGAGCAAATTCAAACCGTCGACCGTTTAGCCGGCACGGCTGACTTCAATTTATTCATCGAGCATCATCCGGTGTTGGGCTTGGCGGTAGAAAAGAAACGCAGCGGCGGTTTGGATGTGAAACCAGGCAATGCGGCACTGCAGGCGCTGTTGCAAGAAGTTCATCCGCAACGCTTGTTTGCTGCCAATATTCACGCCACCATTGCCGGCCATGTGCATTTGTTCGAAGCCCTGACTTTTGCCACCGACCATCCGACCCAATTTGTCAGTGGCAATGGCGGTTCTTCGCTCGATACGCCAGTACCGCAACCGCTGGCGGCCGATGTCACGCCGTTTGCCGGCGCTAAAGTTGCCCATTTCAGCAATTCTAACGAAGTCGGCTTCATGACGATGGAACGCTATGTTGATCATTGGCAAGTGCGGGCCTGGAACCTGCAGGGTAAAGTGCTGCGCACTTGCCGCATGACGGCCAAGCAAACCGATTGCGATGCGACGACGCCGTAA
- a CDS encoding serine hydrolase domain-containing protein, with protein MGYDFAEVNSSMQKYVDRDILAGVSGALLVGRDLVYQHCSGWADKEQAIPLREDHLFRVFSNTKLITSIAILLLMEDGKLQLDDRLEQYLPQMAQRRVLLPGATSLDQTEAARSAISLRQCLNHTSGLAYGLLDHGSLLYRAYNEAKVLNAFTSLAEMVDALAALPLSFHPGQAWEYSIASDVLARVVEVVSGERFDDFIGRRIFVPLQMHDSGFHVPPEQVHRLTAYYAGVDVSNVLARGLRRLERSPYPGAFTMPVARLSGGGGLVSSLPDMLALLRSFMPGGTTLLRPQTIALMMENHLPAGMGLSFPGIGAVPGKGFGLGGAVTLAPSSIDPPTAHGEFEWGGIAGTHWWISPRHNIAGILMTQRLMSFWHPFSFEFKRHAYAALGV; from the coding sequence ATGGGCTACGACTTCGCTGAAGTAAATTCATCGATGCAAAAATACGTCGACCGCGACATCCTCGCCGGCGTCTCCGGTGCTTTACTGGTCGGGCGCGATTTGGTGTATCAGCACTGCAGCGGCTGGGCCGATAAAGAACAGGCGATTCCCTTGCGCGAGGATCATTTGTTTCGGGTGTTTTCGAATACCAAACTGATTACCTCGATAGCGATTTTGCTGCTGATGGAAGATGGCAAGTTGCAGCTCGATGACAGACTGGAACAGTATCTGCCGCAGATGGCGCAGCGGCGCGTGCTTTTGCCTGGCGCCACGTCGCTCGATCAGACCGAAGCGGCGCGCTCCGCCATCAGCTTGCGGCAATGTTTGAATCACACCTCCGGACTCGCTTACGGCTTACTCGATCACGGCAGCTTGCTGTATCGCGCTTACAACGAGGCCAAGGTGCTCAATGCCTTTACCAGTCTGGCCGAGATGGTCGATGCGCTGGCCGCGCTGCCGCTGAGTTTTCATCCCGGGCAAGCATGGGAATACTCGATCGCCAGTGATGTCCTGGCGCGCGTGGTTGAAGTTGTCAGCGGCGAGCGTTTCGACGACTTTATCGGCAGGCGTATTTTTGTACCCTTGCAGATGCATGACAGTGGCTTTCATGTGCCGCCCGAGCAAGTGCACCGCCTGACTGCCTATTATGCCGGTGTCGATGTCAGCAATGTGCTCGCGCGCGGCTTGCGCCGGCTTGAACGCTCGCCGTATCCGGGGGCCTTCACCATGCCGGTGGCGCGCCTTTCCGGTGGCGGTGGCTTGGTCTCCAGTTTGCCCGACATGCTGGCGCTGCTACGCAGTTTTATGCCAGGTGGCACGACCTTGCTGCGGCCGCAAACCATCGCCTTGATGATGGAGAACCATTTGCCTGCTGGCATGGGATTGAGTTTTCCCGGCATCGGTGCGGTACCGGGCAAGGGCTTCGGGCTAGGCGGCGCCGTCACGCTGGCACCATCGAGCATCGATCCGCCGACGGCGCACGGTGAATTCGAATGGGGTGGTATTGCCGGAACGCATTGGTGGATTTCACCGCGCCACAATATTGCCGGTATCTTGATGACGCAGCGCTTGATGAGTTTTTGGCACCCGTTTTCCTTCGAGTTCAAACGTCATGCCTATGCGGCGCTGGGCGTATGA
- a CDS encoding glycerate kinase: protein MPTSSPRTLLTSLYHSAVAAVSAEKCLPAYLPAPPAHGRTIVIGAGKAAAAMALSVEQHWDAPLSGLVVTRYGHGAPCRRIEVIEAAHPVPDEAGQQAALRMLAMVDNLTADDLVLCLISGGGSALLALPAAGITLTQKQAINKALLRSGAAIGEMNCVRKHLSAIKGGRLALACGAARVLTLMISDVPGDDPAIIASGPTLGDDSTCAQALAILEKYQIAIEPAIRAHLSSGRGETPSTDDVRFANHQHIIIATADQALAAAAATAQAAGMTAHILSDGMEGEARDIGLMHAALARRVALQDQPFTRPCVLLSGGETTVTVRGNGRGGRNAEFLLSLALALKAHPNIYAIACDTDGIDGSEDNAGAIYSPDFEQRAALLQLSPKLMLENNDAYSCFEALGDLLISGPTRTNVNDFRAILIL, encoded by the coding sequence ATGCCGACCTCCTCGCCACGTACATTGTTGACTTCACTCTATCATAGCGCCGTCGCCGCAGTCAGCGCTGAAAAATGCCTGCCGGCCTATTTGCCGGCACCGCCGGCACATGGTCGCACTATTGTAATCGGTGCCGGCAAAGCCGCGGCCGCCATGGCCTTAAGTGTTGAGCAACATTGGGATGCCCCCCTGTCGGGCTTGGTGGTCACCCGTTATGGCCACGGTGCACCATGCCGTCGCATCGAAGTAATCGAAGCGGCGCACCCGGTGCCAGATGAAGCCGGGCAACAAGCGGCCCTACGCATGCTCGCCATGGTAGACAATCTGACGGCCGATGACCTCGTGCTGTGTCTGATTTCGGGTGGGGGCTCGGCCTTGCTGGCCTTGCCGGCGGCCGGCATCACGCTGACACAAAAACAAGCGATCAATAAAGCATTGCTCAGAAGCGGTGCCGCCATCGGTGAAATGAATTGTGTTCGTAAGCATTTATCGGCTATCAAGGGTGGTCGGCTCGCGCTGGCCTGCGGCGCGGCGCGCGTGCTCACCTTGATGATTTCCGATGTGCCTGGCGACGACCCCGCCATCATCGCCAGCGGCCCGACCTTGGGCGACGACAGCACTTGCGCACAGGCTTTGGCGATCTTGGAAAAATATCAGATCGCCATCGAACCAGCCATCCGCGCGCATCTGAGCTCGGGACGCGGCGAAACGCCGTCTACTGACGATGTGCGTTTTGCCAATCACCAACATATCATCATCGCCACGGCCGACCAAGCACTTGCAGCGGCAGCGGCAACCGCACAGGCGGCCGGTATGACCGCCCATATTTTGTCGGATGGCATGGAAGGAGAAGCGCGCGACATCGGGCTCATGCATGCGGCGCTGGCACGCCGGGTGGCTTTGCAAGATCAACCGTTTACGCGTCCCTGCGTGTTGCTGTCAGGCGGAGAAACGACCGTGACCGTGCGTGGCAATGGCCGCGGTGGCCGCAACGCGGAGTTTTTACTCAGTTTGGCGCTCGCGCTCAAAGCCCATCCGAACATTTATGCCATCGCTTGTGACACCGATGGCATCGACGGTTCGGAAGATAATGCCGGTGCCATTTACAGCCCCGATTTCGAGCAGCGCGCCGCACTGCTGCAGTTGTCGCCGAAATTGATGTTGGAAAACAACGATGCCTACAGTTGCTTCGAGGCTTTAGGTGATTTATTGATCAGCGGCCCTACTCGCACTAACGTCAATGATTTCAGAGCAATTTTGATTTTGTGA
- a CDS encoding ABC transporter ATP-binding protein yields the protein MPRLELTGICKSYPAVIANDHIDLRVAPGEIHAVLGENGAGKSTLMKIIFGAVQPDAGRIVWNGKEVKIATPQHARALGIAMVFQHFSLFDTLTVTENIALGLAPGINMSELAEQIRLTGATYGLELEPQRHVHTLSVGERQRVEIVRALLTRPQLLILDEPTSVLTPQAVQKLFVTLRQIAAEGCSILYISHKLDEIRELCHSATVMRMGKVTAHCDPAAETAASLSRLMIGESLPLPAAPSAVTPGAVRLQLSQLTLPKAHAFATALASIELALRAGEIVGIAGVSGNGQQELLAALSGEDRRCAPATIRLHEQAVGQLGPHARRALGQSLVPEERLGRGAVPELSLTENMLLSQQQAPFVRRGMINFPHTIKAAADIIQRFRVKASGPAAPARSLSGGNLQKFIVGREIMRAPSVFIVAQPTWGVDVGAAAQIHAEIRQLRLAGCAILVISEELDELFELCDRLHVIAKGRLSPSINTAAASREQIGLWMSGLWHDDGSTLAAEVAHA from the coding sequence TTGCCGCGCTTAGAGCTGACAGGCATCTGTAAAAGCTATCCCGCCGTAATCGCGAATGATCATATCGATCTGCGTGTTGCTCCCGGTGAAATTCATGCGGTACTCGGTGAGAACGGTGCCGGCAAATCGACCTTGATGAAGATTATCTTCGGTGCCGTACAACCAGACGCCGGACGCATAGTATGGAACGGGAAGGAAGTAAAAATTGCCACGCCACAGCATGCGCGCGCACTCGGCATCGCCATGGTGTTCCAGCATTTCTCGCTGTTCGACACCTTGACCGTGACCGAAAACATTGCACTCGGTTTGGCACCCGGCATCAATATGAGCGAATTGGCCGAACAAATTCGCCTCACCGGTGCCACCTACGGCTTGGAGCTCGAACCACAGCGCCATGTTCACACGCTTTCGGTAGGCGAACGGCAGCGCGTGGAAATCGTGCGTGCCTTGCTCACGCGACCACAATTACTGATCCTCGATGAACCGACTTCAGTGCTCACGCCGCAAGCGGTACAAAAGCTCTTCGTGACCTTGCGACAAATCGCCGCCGAAGGCTGCAGCATCTTGTACATCAGCCATAAACTTGATGAAATTCGTGAACTCTGCCATTCCGCAACAGTCATGCGTATGGGCAAAGTGACCGCACATTGCGACCCCGCGGCAGAAACTGCCGCCAGCCTGTCGCGTCTGATGATAGGTGAGAGTTTGCCGCTGCCAGCCGCGCCAAGCGCGGTGACGCCGGGTGCCGTGCGCTTGCAACTGAGCCAATTGACGCTGCCGAAAGCCCATGCATTTGCCACCGCACTGGCATCGATAGAACTAGCCTTACGTGCCGGAGAAATCGTCGGCATCGCCGGGGTTTCCGGCAATGGCCAACAAGAATTGCTGGCCGCCTTGTCCGGCGAAGACCGGCGTTGCGCACCAGCCACGATCCGTTTGCACGAGCAAGCAGTCGGCCAGCTCGGCCCGCATGCACGCCGCGCGCTCGGTCAAAGTCTGGTGCCGGAAGAGCGGCTGGGACGCGGTGCGGTACCGGAATTGAGTCTGACCGAGAATATGCTGCTGTCGCAGCAGCAAGCACCGTTCGTGCGCCGCGGCATGATCAATTTCCCCCACACCATCAAAGCTGCGGCCGATATCATCCAACGTTTTCGCGTCAAGGCATCGGGGCCGGCGGCACCGGCGCGCAGCTTGTCGGGCGGAAATTTACAAAAATTCATTGTCGGCCGTGAAATCATGCGTGCCCCCAGCGTATTCATCGTCGCTCAACCGACTTGGGGTGTCGACGTCGGTGCGGCGGCCCAGATACATGCCGAAATTCGGCAACTGCGCTTGGCTGGTTGCGCAATTCTGGTGATTTCCGAAGAACTCGATGAATTATTTGAATTATGCGACCGCCTGCATGTGATCGCCAAAGGACGGCTCTCGCCTTCAATCAACACAGCGGCTGCCAGCCGCGAACAAATAGGATTATGGATGAGTGGATTATGGCATGACGATGGCAGCACCCTTGCTGCGGAGGTAGCCCATGCTTAA
- a CDS encoding ABC transporter permease: MLKLELRASSSRTMAYASPVLALILTILFGGLVFLALGKNPLVGLQVFLLEPLRNTTAIAELLLKATPLVLCALGLSVCYRANVWNIGAEGQLVIGGLAAGACIVAFDHDNPVLAGGLVLLLACIAGIVGGAAWAAITAFLRDRFHANEILVSLMLTYIAQLLLMYAVNGPLKDPNGMNFPQSKVFSSEYLLPHLFSGTRLHIGFVVMLVATLLMTVFIYRSFAGFRLTVGGMAPLAARYAGFSSRKALWTSLLISGGFAGLAGAFEVAGPIGQVLPSISPGYGFAAIIVAFIGRLNPIGTLFGGLVLSLFYLGGELAQSRLGLPSAITGLFQGMLLFLLLACDTLINYRLRWKN, encoded by the coding sequence ATGCTTAAGCTGGAATTACGCGCGAGCTCCTCGCGCACGATGGCCTACGCCTCACCGGTGCTGGCCTTAATCCTGACGATATTGTTCGGCGGCTTGGTGTTTCTGGCGCTGGGTAAGAATCCGCTGGTCGGACTGCAAGTATTCTTGCTTGAACCGCTGCGCAATACCACCGCGATTGCCGAACTCTTGCTCAAAGCCACACCGCTGGTGCTGTGCGCGCTCGGTCTGTCGGTCTGTTACCGCGCCAATGTGTGGAATATCGGTGCCGAAGGACAACTCGTGATCGGTGGTTTGGCCGCCGGGGCTTGTATCGTTGCCTTCGACCATGACAACCCTGTCTTAGCCGGCGGCTTGGTACTGCTGCTCGCTTGCATCGCCGGCATCGTCGGTGGTGCTGCTTGGGCTGCGATCACGGCGTTTTTGCGTGACCGTTTTCATGCCAATGAAATTCTGGTGTCACTGATGCTGACCTATATCGCTCAATTGTTGCTGATGTATGCAGTCAACGGGCCCTTGAAAGACCCGAACGGCATGAATTTCCCACAATCGAAAGTGTTTTCCAGCGAATACTTGCTGCCGCATTTATTTTCCGGCACGCGCTTGCATATCGGCTTTGTCGTCATGCTCGTCGCCACCTTACTGATGACGGTGTTCATCTACCGCAGCTTTGCCGGCTTTCGCCTCACCGTCGGCGGTATGGCACCGTTGGCGGCGCGCTATGCCGGTTTTTCCAGCCGCAAAGCACTCTGGACTTCCCTGCTCATTTCCGGCGGCTTTGCCGGTTTGGCCGGGGCCTTCGAGGTGGCAGGTCCAATCGGCCAAGTTTTGCCCTCGATTTCACCCGGTTACGGCTTTGCCGCCATCATCGTCGCCTTCATCGGCCGCCTCAACCCTATCGGCACGCTGTTCGGCGGGCTGGTTTTGTCGCTGTTTTATCTCGGTGGTGAGCTGGCGCAATCGCGGCTAGGCTTACCATCGGCGATCACCGGTCTGTTTCAAGGCATGCTGCTGTTTCTGCTGCTCGCTTGCGACACCTTGATCAATTACCGCCTGCGCTGGAAGAACTGA
- a CDS encoding ABC transporter permease, whose protein sequence is MENFAALIAASINSGTPLLIAALGLLINERAGVLNLGAEGMMLVAAIVGFAVAHQSHVPALGFLAGAVSGMLMASLFAWLTLVLATNQVATGLALSIFGAGLSAFIGQAFVGQSLPAGKHGIPYLQDLPFFGKALFDQHSAVYFSLLLCAGIAWFLYRSRAGLVLRAIGESPESAHALGYPVRKIRYAALLFSGACCGIAGAYLSIVYTPMWVEGLVAGRGWIALALTTFATWRPARVLLGALLFGSVTILQFYFQAIGIAIPSQILSMLPYLATIVVLVLISRNPDWIRLNMPASLGKPFRP, encoded by the coding sequence ATGGAAAATTTTGCTGCCCTCATCGCCGCCTCGATCAATTCCGGCACCCCCTTACTGATCGCCGCGTTGGGCTTACTGATCAATGAACGTGCAGGCGTGCTCAATCTTGGTGCCGAAGGCATGATGCTGGTGGCCGCCATCGTCGGCTTCGCCGTGGCCCATCAAAGCCATGTGCCGGCACTCGGCTTTCTGGCCGGTGCCGTATCCGGCATGCTGATGGCCAGCCTGTTCGCCTGGCTGACCCTGGTACTGGCCACCAATCAAGTCGCCACCGGACTGGCCCTGTCCATCTTCGGTGCCGGTCTGTCGGCCTTCATCGGCCAAGCCTTCGTCGGGCAATCCTTGCCGGCAGGAAAGCATGGCATTCCCTATCTGCAAGACTTGCCCTTCTTCGGTAAAGCCCTGTTTGACCAGCATAGCGCCGTCTATTTCAGCCTGCTACTGTGCGCCGGCATCGCCTGGTTTTTATACCGCAGCCGCGCCGGGCTGGTCTTGCGGGCGATCGGTGAATCGCCCGAATCGGCTCATGCACTCGGCTATCCGGTGCGCAAGATCCGCTATGCCGCCCTGCTCTTCAGTGGTGCGTGCTGCGGCATCGCCGGTGCTTATCTGTCCATCGTCTACACGCCGATGTGGGTGGAAGGCTTGGTAGCTGGCCGCGGTTGGATCGCGTTGGCACTGACCACCTTTGCCACATGGCGCCCGGCACGCGTCTTGCTGGGTGCTTTACTGTTCGGCAGCGTCACGATCTTGCAGTTTTATTTCCAAGCCATCGGTATTGCGATTCCATCGCAAATTTTGTCGATGTTGCCGTATCTGGCCACCATCGTCGTGCTGGTGCTGATTTCACGCAATCCGGATTGGATACGCCTGAACATGCCGGCGTCGCTGGGCAAGCCCTTCCGTCCTTAA
- a CDS encoding BMP family ABC transporter substrate-binding protein, translated as MKISRRKTLVAALSLALLSLAACGKKEEAKPDSAAPAAAASTATATVEPLKVGFIYVGPVGDAGWTYAHDAARKLVEAKFGDKVKTTFVENVPESAADAERVIRDLATQGNKVIFGTTFGYMEAMLKVAKDFPDVKFEHATGYKTAANLAQYDVRTYEGAYLAGVAAGKLSKSGKLGIVASVPIPEVLRNINSFELGARSVNPKATTKVVWVNKWFDPGKEREAAITLVGQGVDVLMQNTDSAAVVQTAEEKGVMAFGWDSDMSKFGPKAHVAASTIDWSGYYISRIDAAMAGTWKSESTWWGLKENMIDLKAFNGSLSEEVKKLIADKRQGVIDGTAPIWKGPIKDNTGKEVLGKDVVADDKFLHEIKFYVEGVEGKVPG; from the coding sequence ATGAAAATTTCCCGTCGAAAAACCCTGGTAGCAGCGCTCTCGCTGGCCCTGCTCAGTCTTGCCGCTTGCGGTAAAAAAGAAGAAGCCAAACCGGACAGCGCGGCCCCTGCCGCCGCTGCCAGCACGGCAACCGCTACGGTCGAGCCGCTCAAAGTCGGTTTCATCTATGTCGGCCCAGTTGGCGACGCCGGTTGGACTTATGCCCATGATGCAGCACGTAAATTGGTGGAAGCCAAATTTGGTGATAAAGTCAAAACCACCTTTGTTGAAAATGTCCCGGAAAGCGCCGCCGATGCCGAACGCGTAATTCGTGATCTGGCTACGCAAGGTAACAAAGTCATCTTCGGTACTACCTTTGGCTATATGGAAGCGATGCTGAAAGTAGCGAAAGATTTCCCTGACGTAAAATTCGAACATGCAACCGGCTACAAAACCGCTGCCAATCTGGCCCAATACGATGTACGCACCTATGAAGGCGCGTATCTGGCTGGTGTCGCCGCCGGCAAATTGAGCAAATCAGGCAAGCTCGGCATCGTCGCTTCGGTACCGATTCCTGAAGTACTGCGCAATATCAACTCGTTTGAACTCGGCGCACGCAGCGTCAATCCGAAAGCCACTACTAAAGTCGTCTGGGTAAATAAATGGTTCGATCCGGGCAAAGAACGTGAAGCTGCCATCACCTTGGTCGGCCAAGGTGTCGACGTGCTGATGCAAAATACCGACTCCGCCGCCGTGGTGCAAACTGCCGAAGAAAAAGGCGTGATGGCCTTCGGTTGGGACAGCGACATGAGCAAGTTCGGTCCGAAAGCCCATGTGGCGGCCTCGACCATCGATTGGAGCGGTTACTATATTTCGCGTATCGATGCCGCGATGGCTGGCACTTGGAAATCGGAATCGACTTGGTGGGGTTTGAAGGAAAACATGATCGACCTGAAAGCCTTCAACGGCTCGCTGTCGGAAGAAGTGAAAAAGCTCATCGCCGACAAACGCCAAGGCGTGATTGATGGTACGGCACCAATCTGGAAAGGTCCGATCAAAGACAATACCGGTAAAGAAGTGCTGGGCAAAGACGTGGTGGCCGACGACAAGTTCTTACATGAAATTAAATTCTACGTCGAAGGTGTGGAAGGCAAAGTACCGGGCTAA
- a CDS encoding LysR family transcriptional regulator, whose translation MSTRLLDQLDTNLLRVLHTLLSERSVTRTAMKLGQSQPSISNMLKRLREITGDAILVRGKNGMTPTARGEELLGLARQALQLLERIASPAPEFVAASTQRVFHLGAPDYLSALLLPLVVEKVREQAPQAGLVVHALNAGFDYAAALESGELDCVIGNWPDLPQHLHIAQLFEDDIVCMVNRRHPVLSKGLSLKYYLEMAHLAPTPYMAGHRSIIDSALAEQGLKRRIQMTIPYFGMLAHILAKTDLVFTTSRSFAMQCARDNPIEVLAMPIAMPKMKFFMLWHERVHAAADVQWLRRIIAEAAAIVCH comes from the coding sequence ATGAGTACTCGGCTGCTCGATCAGCTCGATACCAATTTGCTGCGCGTCTTGCATACCTTGCTGAGCGAACGCAGCGTGACGCGCACGGCCATGAAATTGGGTCAGTCGCAGCCCTCCATCAGTAATATGCTCAAGCGCTTGCGTGAGATCACCGGCGACGCGATATTGGTACGCGGAAAAAATGGCATGACGCCGACCGCGCGCGGCGAAGAATTGCTGGGCTTGGCGCGCCAGGCGCTGCAATTGTTGGAGCGCATCGCCAGTCCGGCACCGGAATTTGTCGCGGCCAGCACACAGCGGGTATTTCATCTCGGCGCGCCCGATTATCTGAGTGCCTTGCTACTGCCCTTGGTGGTGGAAAAAGTGCGCGAACAAGCGCCGCAAGCCGGCTTGGTCGTGCATGCCTTGAATGCCGGCTTTGATTATGCCGCGGCGCTGGAATCGGGGGAACTCGACTGCGTGATCGGGAACTGGCCTGATTTGCCACAGCATTTGCATATCGCACAATTATTTGAAGATGACATCGTGTGTATGGTCAATCGCCGTCATCCGGTGCTCAGCAAGGGTTTGTCGCTCAAATACTATCTCGAGATGGCGCATTTGGCACCGACGCCCTACATGGCCGGTCATCGCAGCATCATCGACAGCGCCTTGGCTGAGCAGGGTTTGAAACGACGGATACAAATGACGATACCGTATTTCGGCATGCTGGCGCACATTTTGGCTAAGACCGATCTGGTGTTTACCACCAGCCGCAGCTTTGCCATGCAATGTGCGCGCGATAATCCCATCGAGGTGTTGGCGATGCCGATAGCCATGCCGAAAATGAAATTCTTCATGCTCTGGCATGAACGGGTGCATGCGGCGGCCGATGTGCAGTGGCTGCGTCGCATCATTGCCGAGGCGGCGGCCATCGTCTGCCACTGA